A single Brachybacterium sillae DNA region contains:
- a CDS encoding L-serine ammonia-lyase yields MSVSLFDMFKIGIGPSSSHTVGPMRAAAQFAREALADPEIGPRIADVAVHLYGSLAATGEGHGTLSAVVMGLEGADPETVDPVAGRERVARIEKEGGLMLDGRLPVSLRPSTIVLHPLTFLPQHSNGMTFLALDADGQEILRRPMFSVGGGFVVDEADMDQRLADVVAEESDTAHFTTAAGLLQLCEEEGISISEAMLRRERQWRTDEEIREGALRIWDTMRDCIRRGQETSGILPGGLDVRRRAASWRESLEVEDPHRNPLYAFEWVSLAALAVNEENAAGGRVVTAPTNGAAGIIPAVLDYATTYLHEADADEVAVRFLLTAAAIGSLYKENASISGAEVGCQGEVGSACSMAAAGLAEVLGAKPRQVENAAEIAMEHNLGLTCDPVGGLVQVPCIERNAMAAVKAITAARFALRGTGEHFVSLDTVIETMRQTGKDMSERYKETAMGGLAITAVPVSQIEC; encoded by the coding sequence ATGAGCGTCAGCCTCTTCGACATGTTCAAGATCGGCATCGGGCCGTCGAGCTCCCACACCGTGGGGCCCATGCGCGCGGCGGCGCAGTTCGCCCGCGAAGCCCTCGCCGATCCCGAGATCGGGCCGCGGATCGCCGACGTCGCCGTGCACCTGTACGGCAGCCTCGCCGCGACCGGGGAGGGCCACGGGACCCTCTCCGCTGTGGTCATGGGGCTCGAAGGTGCCGACCCCGAGACCGTCGACCCGGTGGCCGGGCGCGAGCGCGTGGCCCGGATCGAGAAGGAGGGCGGCCTGATGCTCGATGGCCGCCTGCCCGTCTCCCTACGTCCCTCCACGATCGTGCTGCATCCGCTCACGTTCCTGCCGCAGCACTCCAACGGCATGACCTTCCTGGCCCTCGACGCCGACGGCCAGGAGATCCTGCGCCGCCCGATGTTCTCCGTCGGCGGTGGCTTCGTGGTCGACGAGGCCGACATGGACCAGCGCCTCGCCGACGTCGTCGCCGAGGAGAGCGACACAGCGCACTTCACCACCGCCGCCGGCCTCCTGCAGCTGTGCGAGGAGGAGGGCATCTCCATCTCCGAGGCGATGCTGCGTCGCGAACGGCAGTGGCGCACCGATGAGGAGATCCGTGAGGGTGCCCTGCGCATCTGGGACACCATGCGCGACTGCATCCGCCGCGGCCAGGAGACCTCCGGCATCCTGCCCGGAGGATTGGACGTGCGGCGTCGTGCCGCCTCCTGGCGGGAATCCCTCGAGGTCGAGGACCCGCACCGCAACCCCCTGTACGCCTTCGAATGGGTCTCCCTCGCGGCCCTCGCCGTGAACGAGGAGAACGCCGCCGGTGGGCGCGTGGTCACCGCCCCCACCAACGGGGCGGCGGGCATCATCCCCGCGGTGCTCGACTACGCCACCACCTACCTGCACGAGGCCGACGCCGACGAGGTCGCCGTCCGCTTCCTCCTCACCGCCGCCGCCATCGGCTCCCTGTACAAGGAGAATGCGTCGATCTCCGGGGCGGAGGTCGGGTGCCAGGGCGAGGTCGGGTCCGCGTGCTCCATGGCGGCGGCTGGCCTGGCGGAGGTGCTCGGGGCCAAGCCCCGGCAGGTGGAGAACGCCGCCGAGATCGCGATGGAGCACAACCTCGGGCTCACCTGCGACCCCGTCGGCGGCCTGGTGCAGGTCCCCTGCATCGAGCGCAACGCCATGGCCGCCGTCAAGGCGATCACCGCCGCCCGCTTCGCCCTGCGCGGCACCGGAGAGCACTTCGTCTCCCTCGACACCGTCATCGAGACCATGCGACAGACCGGCAAGGACATGAGCGAGCGCTACAAGGAGACGGCCATGGGCGGTCTCGCGATCACCGCTGTGCCCGTCTCCCAGATCGAGTGCTGA
- the acs gene encoding acetate--CoA ligase has translation MPAASDRDPSTGIDPLSSETRTFPPSSDFVEHAVARPWLYEEAARDRLAFWRARAEVLSWATPFTEVLDWSEAPFAKWFADGELNAAYNAVDRHVEAGHGDQVALLAEYEDGSDASYTYAQVKDEISRLANVLTDLGVSTGDRVAIYMPMIPEAVFAMLACARIGAPHSVVFGGFSADALRSRIEDAEAKAVITADGQFRRGRALPLKPAVDEALATGAPSVQKVLVVRRTGGDVAWTEGRDVWWHEARESASTEHQPVPVPAEHPLFILYTSGTTGKPKGIVHSTGGYLTQAAYTHRVVFDLKPAADVYWCTADVGWITGHSYVVYGPMVNRTTQVIYEGTPDTPHQGRWWEIIEKYGVTQFYSSPTAIRTAMKWGEDIPGKYDLSSLRLLGSVGESINPEAWMWYRRVIGGDRCPIVDTWWQTETGAIMISPLPGITSTKPGSAQVPLPGISAEVLNDTGEPVGDGEGGYLALTEPWPSMLRGIWGDPQRYRDTYWSRFPGRYFAGDGARKDEDGDIWLLGRVDDVMNVSGHRLSTTEIESALVSHEWVAEAAVVGASDETTGQAVVAFVILRSGTEQAVEEAGGEEGAIEVLRQHVGREIGPIAKPKRILLVTELPKTRSGKIMRRLLRDVAENREVGDTQTLADSSVMDLIQQGMTGRR, from the coding sequence ATGCCTGCTGCGTCGGATCGCGATCCCTCGACGGGGATCGACCCGCTGTCGTCCGAGACGCGCACCTTCCCGCCGAGCTCCGACTTCGTCGAGCACGCGGTGGCCCGCCCCTGGCTGTATGAGGAGGCCGCCCGCGACCGGCTCGCCTTCTGGCGGGCCCGCGCCGAGGTCCTCAGCTGGGCCACTCCGTTCACCGAGGTGCTCGACTGGTCGGAGGCCCCCTTCGCGAAGTGGTTCGCCGACGGAGAGCTCAATGCCGCGTACAACGCCGTGGATCGGCATGTGGAGGCCGGGCATGGGGACCAGGTCGCCCTGCTCGCGGAGTACGAGGACGGCTCCGACGCCTCCTACACCTACGCCCAGGTGAAGGACGAGATCTCCCGTCTGGCCAACGTCCTGACCGACCTGGGTGTGAGCACCGGCGATCGCGTCGCCATCTACATGCCGATGATCCCCGAGGCCGTCTTCGCGATGCTCGCCTGCGCCCGTATCGGCGCCCCGCATTCGGTGGTCTTCGGCGGCTTCTCCGCCGACGCCCTGCGCTCCCGGATCGAGGACGCCGAGGCGAAGGCCGTCATCACCGCCGACGGCCAGTTCCGCCGCGGCAGGGCCCTGCCCTTGAAACCGGCCGTCGACGAAGCCCTCGCCACCGGCGCACCCAGCGTCCAGAAGGTGCTGGTGGTGCGCCGCACCGGCGGGGACGTCGCGTGGACCGAGGGCCGGGACGTGTGGTGGCACGAGGCCCGGGAGAGCGCCTCCACCGAGCATCAGCCGGTGCCGGTCCCGGCCGAGCATCCCCTGTTCATCCTGTACACCTCCGGCACCACCGGGAAGCCGAAGGGCATCGTCCACAGCACCGGCGGATACCTCACCCAGGCGGCCTACACCCATCGGGTGGTGTTCGACCTCAAGCCCGCCGCCGACGTCTACTGGTGTACCGCCGACGTCGGCTGGATCACCGGCCACTCGTATGTGGTCTACGGGCCGATGGTCAACCGCACCACCCAGGTGATCTACGAGGGCACCCCCGACACCCCGCACCAGGGCCGCTGGTGGGAGATCATCGAGAAGTACGGCGTCACCCAGTTCTACTCCTCGCCCACCGCGATCCGCACCGCCATGAAGTGGGGCGAGGACATCCCCGGGAAGTACGACCTGTCCTCCCTGCGGCTGCTGGGCAGCGTGGGGGAGTCGATCAACCCCGAGGCCTGGATGTGGTACCGCCGCGTCATCGGCGGGGACCGCTGCCCGATCGTCGACACCTGGTGGCAGACCGAGACCGGCGCCATCATGATCTCGCCCCTGCCGGGCATCACCTCCACCAAACCCGGGTCCGCACAGGTGCCACTGCCCGGCATCAGCGCCGAGGTGCTCAACGACACCGGGGAACCCGTGGGCGACGGCGAGGGAGGTTACCTGGCCCTCACCGAGCCGTGGCCGTCGATGCTGCGCGGCATCTGGGGTGACCCACAGCGCTACCGCGACACGTACTGGTCGCGATTCCCGGGGCGGTATTTCGCCGGGGACGGCGCGCGCAAGGACGAGGACGGTGACATCTGGCTGCTCGGCCGCGTCGACGATGTCATGAACGTGTCCGGTCACCGTCTGTCCACCACGGAGATCGAATCCGCTCTCGTGAGCCACGAGTGGGTGGCGGAGGCGGCGGTCGTCGGCGCCAGCGATGAGACCACCGGCCAGGCCGTCGTGGCCTTCGTCATCCTCCGCAGCGGCACCGAGCAGGCCGTCGAGGAGGCCGGGGGCGAGGAGGGGGCGATCGAAGTGCTCCGCCAGCACGTGGGCCGGGAGATCGGCCCCATCGCCAAGCCGAAGCGGATCCTCCTGGTGACGGAACTGCCGAAGACCCGTTCCGGCAAGATCATGCGCCGCCTGCTGCGGGACGTCGCCGAGAACCGCGAGGTCGGTGACACCCAGACACTGGCCGACTCCTCGGTGATGGACCTCATCCAGCAGGGCATGACCGGCAGGCGCTGA
- a CDS encoding LacI family DNA-binding transcriptional regulator, translated as MSNGASSSGGERIDPTADTTHGPAPDAGETGQIIEQGDEVEKSLAAESGPARGTLRDVADSLGISSAVALRALRGAEDIRPKLRERVEEAADRLGFPRDEVVSEGDHRGVVAVLVNTMRNTWISDLVRAIRIELTATGRSAVVVPTRRRVPEYPVAADTEAIESLVNLGVDGFLMISDLADMDSVLEATKGRPFVGIGCSREYAGRIDTVRIDDEIGQGLLVDHLVSLGHRDIAHVGGVGAAVSRERADAFRAAMERHGLADRARVEPGDFTEQVGHTAGSMLLRGSVIPTAVICTNDVSALGVLAAAREASFDVPSQLAVAGYGNTSLGSTGVVELTSVDPNSDRLGALAAQFLVDRVGGDDSPARDVAIAPSLVVRRSTSAGPRAEAPRRKRISIE; from the coding sequence ATGAGCAACGGAGCGAGCAGCAGCGGCGGCGAGCGCATCGACCCCACTGCCGACACCACCCACGGCCCGGCCCCCGACGCGGGGGAGACCGGACAGATCATCGAGCAGGGCGACGAGGTCGAGAAGTCGCTGGCGGCCGAGAGCGGGCCGGCCCGCGGCACCCTGCGTGATGTCGCCGACAGTCTCGGGATCTCCAGCGCCGTGGCGCTGCGTGCGCTGCGTGGGGCAGAGGACATCCGCCCCAAGCTCCGCGAGCGGGTCGAGGAGGCCGCCGACCGGTTGGGTTTCCCCCGCGACGAGGTCGTCAGCGAGGGTGACCACCGCGGTGTCGTCGCGGTGCTCGTGAACACCATGCGCAACACCTGGATCTCCGACCTGGTGCGCGCCATCCGGATCGAGCTGACCGCCACCGGTCGCTCCGCCGTCGTGGTCCCCACCCGGCGCCGCGTCCCGGAGTACCCGGTCGCCGCCGACACCGAGGCCATCGAGTCGTTGGTGAACCTCGGTGTCGACGGTTTCCTCATGATCTCCGACCTCGCCGACATGGACAGTGTGCTGGAGGCGACCAAGGGCCGCCCCTTCGTCGGCATCGGCTGTTCCCGTGAGTACGCGGGGCGGATCGACACCGTGCGCATCGACGACGAGATCGGCCAGGGCCTGCTGGTCGACCATCTGGTGTCCCTCGGGCATCGTGACATCGCGCACGTCGGCGGCGTGGGCGCGGCCGTGAGCCGGGAGCGCGCCGACGCCTTCCGTGCTGCCATGGAACGCCACGGTCTGGCCGACCGCGCCCGTGTGGAGCCCGGCGACTTCACCGAGCAGGTGGGGCACACCGCCGGGTCGATGCTGCTGCGCGGGAGTGTCATCCCCACCGCGGTGATCTGCACCAACGATGTCTCCGCCCTGGGTGTGCTGGCGGCCGCCCGCGAGGCCTCCTTCGACGTGCCCAGCCAGCTGGCGGTGGCCGGGTACGGCAACACCTCTCTCGGGTCCACCGGGGTGGTGGAGCTGACCAGCGTCGATCCCAATTCCGACCGTCTGGGCGCCCTGGCCGCGCAGTTCCTCGTCGATCGCGTCGGCGGTGACGACTCGCCGGCGCGGGACGTCGCGATCGCGCCGAGCCTGGTGGTGCGGCGTTCCACCTCCGCCGGTCCCCGTGCGGAGGCACCGCGCCGCAAGCGCATCAGCATCGAGTGA
- a CDS encoding phage holin family protein, translating to MINTTNDPSTPRTQRSIGELVQSVRDEFLGVVHHEIAIAKKEITGIAIKAGITAALAAVLLFLLLSAWVMLLFAAATGLQALGLPAWASFLIVAGVFVVLGLIAGAVAFVIFKKITAPTTTIETAQGAVQAVKGQRRRNAVSYDDTFDELYGASVPATTPERPQAPVPSPRTPHTDGSVAVPSS from the coding sequence ATGATCAACACCACGAACGACCCGAGCACGCCGCGCACGCAGCGGTCCATCGGTGAGCTCGTCCAGTCCGTCCGCGACGAGTTCCTCGGCGTCGTCCACCACGAGATCGCCATCGCCAAGAAGGAGATCACCGGGATCGCGATCAAGGCCGGGATCACCGCGGCCCTCGCAGCGGTGCTCCTGTTCCTGCTGCTGTCCGCCTGGGTGATGCTGCTGTTCGCGGCCGCCACCGGCCTGCAGGCCCTGGGGCTGCCCGCGTGGGCGTCGTTCCTGATCGTGGCCGGGGTGTTCGTCGTCCTCGGCCTGATCGCCGGGGCCGTCGCCTTCGTGATCTTCAAGAAGATCACCGCCCCCACCACCACCATCGAGACCGCCCAGGGTGCGGTGCAGGCCGTGAAGGGTCAGCGCCGCCGCAACGCCGTCTCGTACGACGACACCTTCGATGAGCTGTACGGCGCGTCGGTGCCCGCCACCACGCCGGAGCGCCCGCAGGCCCCGGTGCCGTCCCCGCGCACCCCGCACACCGACGGCTCCGTGGCGGTCCCCTCCTCCTGA